In Bacillota bacterium, a genomic segment contains:
- a CDS encoding hydroxymethylglutaryl-CoA synthase, with amino-acid sequence MKVGICGYAVYLPYLRISGDEYKKAWGSFSAGGVKEKTVMDFDEDVLTMGAEAIRKVLGAKQINPAKIDALSLGSTTFPYDQKVAAGTVAEMIGLRKDLVVTEHGTSQRAGMEAVLSALVNVEAFGLNYGLGVVSDSPLAEVKNNYEHPFGAGAAVFLCGKDEVIAEFEGQASFTTELIGDRFRPYGERYLVDIGVANYTNTAYTTAISECIKRLLGVLRLTPADYAHLVLPQKDARTPAGLARKAGFSEEQLKAGLLATYVGDAGAASPFLGFAGALDAALPGQRIMVVAYGHGLSATATSWRVTEAINNYPRPVVEPALNRKQYIDYFRYLKIKRVLV; translated from the coding sequence ATGAAAGTAGGCATTTGCGGTTACGCCGTATATCTACCTTACTTACGCATCAGTGGTGACGAATATAAAAAGGCCTGGGGTTCGTTTTCGGCTGGCGGGGTTAAAGAAAAGACCGTGATGGATTTTGATGAAGACGTGCTGACCATGGGAGCCGAGGCGATCCGCAAGGTTTTAGGGGCCAAACAAATAAATCCAGCAAAAATAGATGCTCTCTCCCTGGGGTCAACCACCTTCCCGTATGATCAAAAAGTCGCGGCTGGCACAGTGGCCGAAATGATTGGCCTGCGGAAGGACCTGGTGGTTACGGAACATGGCACTTCCCAGCGCGCCGGCATGGAGGCAGTGTTATCGGCCCTGGTTAACGTGGAGGCTTTCGGGTTGAATTACGGCCTGGGCGTGGTCAGCGACTCTCCTCTGGCGGAGGTAAAGAATAACTATGAGCACCCGTTCGGAGCCGGCGCTGCGGTATTCCTCTGTGGTAAAGATGAAGTAATTGCCGAGTTTGAAGGGCAGGCCAGTTTTACAACCGAACTGATCGGCGATCGGTTCCGACCTTATGGAGAACGGTATTTAGTCGACATTGGCGTGGCCAACTACACCAACACCGCATACACAACTGCCATCAGCGAATGTATCAAGCGGTTGCTGGGCGTTCTTAGATTAACGCCGGCCGACTACGCGCACCTGGTTTTACCCCAGAAGGATGCCCGGACGCCGGCCGGTCTAGCCAGAAAGGCTGGTTTTAGCGAAGAGCAGTTGAAGGCCGGCCTGCTGGCGACTTATGTCGGTGACGCGGGTGCTGCTTCTCCTTTCCTGGGTTTTGCGGGAGCTCTGGATGCTGCGTTACCAGGTCAGAGGATTATGGTGGTGGCTTACGGTCATGGTTTATCTGCTACCGCCACGAGCTGGCGCGTAACCGAGGCGATCAATAATTATCCGCGGCCGGTCGTGGAGCCAGCTTTGAACCGCAAGCAATATATCGACTACTTCAGATATTTGAAAATTAAAAGAGTATTAGTTTAG
- a CDS encoding thiolase domain-containing protein, protein MEPIAAIVGAGMTKFGDFPTKSIKEIFSEAYQEMKNSVDRGFDPKRIEAAFIGSLSCGSGFQLGQSGPLLMGFVGLSHVPTTHVENACGSGGFALYSAVNAIAAGKYDVVLAAGYEKMNDVSSTKRKYWLGVSGDTEFERLAGSTFAGIYAIMANRYMHEYGLKHEHLLMAAIKNHNNAMDNPKAQFRNPLDMETALKGVPVAYPFNIWDCSSTTDGAAIVMVVNPKIAREFTDRPVYIIGSAVGGDQLAIHDRPTFCGLAAARRAAQQAYAQAGIGPQDIDMAEVHDCFTIAEILSYADLGFCEEGQAGRLLEEGATLRTGRIPVNVSGGLKAKGHPLGATGISQAYEIFNQMRGTAQNPVRQLPDVEFAISHNVGGSGGAVAVHIYWRG, encoded by the coding sequence ATGGAACCGATTGCAGCGATCGTTGGGGCGGGGATGACCAAGTTTGGTGATTTTCCGACCAAAAGCATTAAGGAGATATTTAGCGAAGCTTACCAGGAAATGAAAAACAGCGTGGACCGGGGATTTGATCCCAAACGGATCGAGGCAGCATTTATCGGCAGTTTAAGTTGCGGCAGCGGTTTTCAGTTGGGTCAGTCTGGTCCCTTGCTGATGGGTTTTGTCGGCCTGTCCCATGTTCCGACGACTCACGTGGAGAATGCCTGCGGTTCAGGCGGATTTGCGCTGTATTCAGCGGTGAACGCGATCGCCGCTGGTAAGTATGATGTGGTACTGGCCGCGGGCTACGAAAAGATGAATGATGTTTCCTCGACCAAGCGGAAGTACTGGCTGGGTGTTTCCGGCGATACTGAGTTTGAACGCTTGGCTGGCTCAACTTTTGCAGGCATTTATGCGATCATGGCCAATCGCTATATGCACGAGTATGGCTTAAAACATGAGCACCTGTTAATGGCAGCAATTAAGAATCATAACAATGCCATGGATAATCCCAAGGCCCAGTTCCGCAATCCGCTGGATATGGAAACCGCTTTAAAGGGTGTGCCGGTAGCTTATCCCTTTAATATCTGGGATTGTTCTTCTACTACAGACGGAGCAGCTATCGTCATGGTCGTAAACCCGAAAATTGCCAGGGAGTTTACGGACAGACCGGTCTACATCATTGGCTCCGCGGTTGGCGGGGACCAATTGGCGATCCATGACCGCCCAACCTTCTGTGGACTTGCCGCTGCGCGGCGGGCAGCCCAGCAAGCGTATGCCCAGGCCGGGATCGGCCCACAGGATATCGATATGGCGGAGGTTCACGACTGTTTTACCATTGCTGAGATTTTGTCTTACGCTGACCTGGGCTTCTGCGAAGAGGGACAGGCCGGACGACTTCTTGAAGAAGGGGCGACCTTACGCACTGGTCGAATACCGGTTAATGTCAGTGGTGGACTAAAGGCTAAAGGCCATCCACTTGGAGCCACGGGAATTTCCCAGGCCTACGAAATCTTCAATCAAATGCGTGGGACTGCTCAGAACCCGGTTCGCCAGCTCCCCGACGTTGAATTTGCCATTTCCCATAATGTTGGCGGATCAGGTGGCGCGGTAGCGGTGCACATTTATTGGAGGGGGTAA